In Syngnathus scovelli strain Florida chromosome 10, RoL_Ssco_1.2, whole genome shotgun sequence, the following are encoded in one genomic region:
- the LOC137840687 gene encoding vitellogenin-1-like isoform X1, whose amino-acid sequence MRVVVLALTLALAACQHNFAPDFAAGKTYVYKYETMLLGGLPEEGLARAGLKVSSKVLISATDQNMFMLKLAEPEFFEYSGVWPKDAFTPAAKLTSVLAPQLMIPIKFEYSNGVVGKMFAPEGVPVMVLNIYRGILNVLQLNVKKTTNVYEMQEAGAQGVCKTFYAINEDEKAERILLTKTRDLSQCQERIQRDIGLAYTETCDKCQRDSKNFKGGAAYNYVLKSVPNGVMIMEASVNELIEFTPFKEMNGAAQMETKQRLVFVEVQNSPIVPVKTEYRQRGSLQYEFSREMLQTPLQLVKITNLQAQIAEVLNHLVTNNVERVHDDAPLKFLELIQLLRMAKLEDIQMLWSQHKTKPEYRQWILDALPSVGTPVALRFIIQKFESDELRLYEVAQALIASVHMVTASDEVIEMYQSLRDNIKIRKNPALTEIVWLGYGTMISKYCSNRTVCPVELVKPIHDRLTEAISKSDKWQIISILKVLSNAGHPMSLKPITKVLPIHGTPAKSLPTRVHAEAIMALRNIAKKEPRMVQELALQLYMDKSLHPELRMLSCIVIFETRPPVGLVTSLANLVKMEENLQVASFTYSHMKSLTRSTAPNHAAIASACNVGVKILGRKLDRLSFRFSRAIQMGFYSSKRHTVFYVPTICLLLLTKRIYPDPWMLGAVASTFYINDAATVLPRTIVAKTSAYIAGAAADVLEVGVRTEGLQEALLKNHALADDVNRITKMKRVIKALVDWRAMPNSKPLASVYVRFFGQEIAFADINQELVKQATALANGPYVQELGRDAIKSLLSGVSFRAAKPVLATEVRRIMPTTAGFPMELSLYTAAVAAASFKLRATVTPALPEPIQFRQLLKTKIELMAEIKPSVVANVFAVIGVNTEILQATVYSRAKIDAIVPASISTRLDINEGQFKFAALPVPAPEEIVAVEVESIAVVRNVEDIPNARRTPLIPTDYVRPDSREILTSNTSPWSDNVRASSEVLPDDMEDFRPFRSRAFSKKYCFQAYGTGLKGCVKVATANAGFIRDIMLYRLAGKHSASLSVKRNEEESIERLEMLVQVGPKAAEKIIKKISLIEDDDTDAGKPVLMRLQKILNGTSSSSSSSKSSSSSKSSSSNSRSDSRSSSSSSSRNSRSSGSSGSSSRSDDSSRSDDSSSSGRSRRHGRKHNVHSTSRRNSRHSGFTRSSSASSLESLFSASSSSSRSSRHVSARVNLKRTFERNHKKSQDNGFSQKSRSSASSFEAVYNTNKFLGSDTAPAFVVILQAVRTDGKLQGYQITGYADKANARLQIILATLAAENNWRFCADGVVLSKHKVTAKLSWGEACKEYDMTVTAETGLLGPSPAARLRMTWNELPSKFQRYAKRAYEYIPDYVMDSFIREKDENSVKQLSFTVAATSERTLDLIFKTPRRSIYKLAWRLPLALPLEEITGLTPFDDLADKVRYLVSKAGAAECSLSGDTVTTFNDRTFKIEMPQYCYQVLAQDCSEEMKFMVLLRKDDNVRNHINVKIADIDIDLYLKDSEVVVKVNGREVPTSNLPYQHPTAKIVIRPNEDGISVYAPGMGLQEVFYNKDSWKIKVVDWIKGQTCGLCGKADGERRQEYRNSNGRVTKNPTSFAHSWVLPAESCQDTTQCRMKLKSVQLDKLINVQGQESRCFSVEPVLRCLDGCSPVKTTTVTVGFHCQPSDRSRIPQDFYNYSVDRRETTQAHLACSCTQCA is encoded by the exons ATGAGAGTGGTTGTGCTTGCCCTGACTCTGGCCCTTGCGG CCTGTCAGCATAACTTCG CCCCTGACTTTGCTGCCGGTAAGACCTATGTGTACAAATATGAGACAATGCTCCTTGGCGGTCTACCGGAGGAAGGATTGGCGAGAGCTGGACTTAAAGTGAGCAGCAAAGTCTTGATCAGCGCCACTGACCAGAACATGTTCATGCTGAAG CTTGCTGAACCCGAGTTCTTCGAGTACAGCGGTGTTTGGCCCAAGGATGCTTTCACGCCGGCCGCCAAGCTGACTTCAGTCCTGGCGCCTCAGCTTATGATCCCCATCAAGTTTGAGTACTCCAACGGTGTTGTCGGCAAGATGTTTGCACCCGAAGGAGTCCCAGTTATGGTGCTGAACATCTACAGAGGTATCCTGAACGTCCTGCAACTCAACGTGAAAAAGACAACAAATGTCTACGAGATGCAGGAG GCCGGAGCTCAGGGTGTGTGCAAGACTTTCTATGCCATCAATGAAGATGAAAAGGCTGAACGCATCCTCCTGACAAAGACCAGGGATCTGAGTCAATGTCAGGAAAGGATCCAGCGAGACATCGGGTTGGCCTACACTGAGACGTGTGACAAGTGTCAGCGG GATTCCAAGAACTTCAAAGGAGGAGCTGCATACAACTATGTTCTGAAGTCCGTTCCCAATGGTGTCATGATCATGGAAGCATCTGTCAATGAGCTGATTGAGTTCACGCCTTTCAAAGAGATGAATGGAGCTGCTCAGATGGAGaccaa gcaacgtttggttttcgtCGAGGTCCAGAATAGTCCCATCGTGCCCGTGAAAACCGAGTATCGTCAACGTGGATCCCTCCAGTACGAGTTCTCCAGAGAGATGCTGCAAACACCCCTTCAGCTTGTGAAAATCACCAACCTTCAAGCTCAG ATCGCCGAGGTTCTGAACCATCTCGTCACTAACAATGTCGAGAGGGTCCATGACGATGCCCCTCTCAAATTTTTGGAGCTCATTCAACTCCTTCGTATGGCCAAACTTGAAGATATCCAAATGCTCTGGAGCCAGCACAAGACAAAACCTGAATACAG GCAGTGGATCTTGGACGCGCTTCCTTCCGTTGGAACTCCTGTTGCTCTGAGATTCATCATTCAGAAATTTGAGTCTGATGAACTCAGACTTTATGAGGTTGCTCAAGCTTTGATTGCCTCTGTTCATATGGTGACCGCCAGCGATGAAGTCATTGAGATGTACCAG AGCTTGAGAGACAACATCAAAATCAGGAAGAACCCAGCTCTGACTGAGATTGTATGGCTCGGCTATGGTACCATGATTTCAAAATATTGTTCCAACAGAACTGTCTGCCCTGTTGAGCTGGTCAAG CCCATCCACGACCGTCTTACGGAGGCTATCTCCAAGAGCGACAAATGGCAAATCATTTCCATTTTGAAGGTGTTGAGTAACGCTGGGCATCCAATGAGCCTGAAGCCAATCACCAAGGTCCTTCCCATTCATGGCACGCCAGCTAAAAGCCTACCCACCAGAGTTCACGCTGAAGCAATCATGGCATTGAGGAACATCGCCAAGAAGGAACCACGCATG GTCCAGGAACTGGCTCTTCAGCTCTACATGGACAAGTCTCTTCACCCTGAGCTCCGCATGCTTTCGTGCATCGTTATCTTCGAGACCCGACCTCCGGTGGGCTTGGTGACAAGTCTCGCTAACCTTGTGAAGATGGAGGAAAACTTGCAAGTGGCCAGCTTCACCTACTCTCACATGAAGTCCCTGACCAGAAGCACCGCCCCCAACCACGCTGCCAT CGCCTCTGCTTGCAACGTCGGAGTCAAAATTTTGGGCAGGAAACTGGACAGACTGAGCTTCCGCTTCAGCAGGGCCATTCAGATGGGATTTTACAGCAGTAAGCGCCATACAGTATTTTATGTGCCAACAATTTGCTTATTGCTGCTAACTAAACGCATTTACCCAGACCCCTGGATGCTTGGAGCTGTTGCCAGTACTTTCTACATCAATGATGCTGCCACCGTTTTGCCGAGAACCATTGTGGCTAAGACCAGTGCCTACATTGCTGGAGCTGCTGCTGATGTTCTTGAA GTTGGAGTAAGAACTGAGGGACTCCAGGAGGCTCTTCTGAAAAACCATGCCTTGGCTGATGATGTGAACAGAATCACTAAAATGAAGCGTGTCATCAAAGCT CTGGTTGACTGGAGGGCCATGCCCAACAGCAAGCCACTGGCCTCCGTCTATGTCAGGTTCTTCGGACAAGAAATTGCTTTTGCCGACATCAACCAGGAATTGGTTAAACAGGCTACCGCG CTGGCCAATGGACCGTATGTTCAGGAGCTTGGTCGGGATGCTATCAAATCTCTGCTGTCAGGTGTTTCTTTCCGCGCGGCTAAGCCCGTGCTGGCAACCGAAGTGAGGCGCATCATGCCAACAACTGCTGGATTCCCAATGGAGCTCAGCCTGTACACTGCTGCTGTGGCTGCTGCCTCTTTCAAAC TGAGGGCAACCGTAACTCCAGCTCTGCCGGAGCCCATCCAGTTCCGCCAGCTCCTGAAGACCAAGATTGAGTTGATGGCTGAAATCAAACCAAG CGTTGTTGCAAACGTGTTTGCCGTGATCGGAGTGAACACCGAAATTCTCCAGGCTACTGTCTACTCAAGAGCCAAGATCGACGCCATTGTACCAGCCTCCATTTCAACCAGACTCGACATCAACGAGGGTCAATTTAAATTTGCGGCTCTCCCTGTTCCTGCAcctgaagagattgtggctgtcGA GGTTGAGAGCATTGCTGTGGTGAGAAACGTTGAAGATATTCCTAATGCCAGAAGGACTCCGCTTATTCCTACCGACTACGTGAGACCAGACTCAAGGGAGATCCTCACCTCAAACACATCCCCTTGGTCTGATAACGTG CGTGCATCTTCAGAGGTCCTTCCAGATGACATGGAAGATTTCAGACCCTTCAGAAGCCGTGCATTTTCGAAAAAGTACTGCTTCCAAGCTTACGGAACTGGACTGAAGGGCTGTGTCAAGGTTGCCACGGCCAATGCTGGGTTTATCAGGGACATTATGTTGTACAGATTGGCTGgaaaacattctgcctcactgtcaGTCAAGCGCA ATGAAGAGGAATCCATTGAAAGACTGGAGATGCTGGTTCAAGTTGGACCAAAGGCCGCAGAGAAGATCATCAAGAAGATCAGTCTGATTGAAGATGACGACACCGATGCTGGAAAACCAGTCTTGATGAGGCTCCAAAAAATTCTGAATGGcacgtcttcctcctcttcttcaagcaagtcctcctcatcttcaaagagcagcagcagcaacagcagatcCGATAGCAGatccagtagcagcagcagcagcagaaacagtcgcagcagcggcagcagcggcagcagcagccgcagcgACGACAGCAGCCGCAGCgacgacagcagcagcagcggcagaagCCGCCGCCACGGCAGGAAACACAACGTCCACAGCACCAGCAGAAGGAACAGCAGACACAGCGGGTTTACTCGAAGCAGCTCTGCGTCTAGTCTGGAATCCCTCTTCAGCGCAAGCTCTAGTTCCTCCCGTTCCAGTCGTCACGTCTCGGCA CGAGTTAACCTCAAGCGCACCTTCGAGAGGAACCACAAGAAG TCCCAAGATAATGGATTTTCTCAGAAGAGCAGAAGCAGCGCCTCCAGCTTTGAGGCCGTCTACAACACG aACAAATTCCTCGGCAGTGACACCGCTCCTGCCTTTGTTGTCATCCTGCAAGCTGTGAGGACCGACGGCAAGCTCCAGGGATACCAAATCACTGGCTACGCAGACAAGGCTAATGCTCGACTTCAGATTATCCTGGCTACCCTGGCTGCTGAGAACAACTGGAGGTTCTGcgctgatggtgttgtgctcAGCAAGCACAAAGTCACA GCCAAACTGTCTTGGGGTGAGGCATGCAAAGAGTATGACATGACAGTCACCGCTGAAACCGGTCTTCTTGGTCCAAGCCCAGCAGCTCGCCTCAGAATGACATGGAATGAACTACCATCTAAATTCCAACGCTATGCCAAGAG AGCATATGAATACATTCCTGATTACGTAATGGACAGCTTCATTCGAGAAAAGGACGAGAACAGCGTCAAGCAGTTGTCATTCACAGTGGCTGCCACATCTGAAAGAACCTTGGATCTGATCTTCAAGACACCAAGA CGCAGCATCTATAAACTGGCTTGGCGTCTCCCCCTTGCTCTGCCGCTGGAGGAGATAACGGGACTCACACCTTTTGATGACCTGGCTGATAAAGTCCGTTATTTGGTCTCCAAGGCTGGCGCAG CTGAATGTAGCTTGAGCGGAGACACGGTGACCACCTTCAACGACAGGACGTTCAAGATTGAGATGCCTCAGTATTGCTACCAAGTTCTGGCTCAGGACTGCAGTGAGGAGATGAAGTTCATGGTCTTGCTGAGGAAAGATGACAATGTGCGCAACCACATTAACGTTAAAATCGCTGACAT TGATATCGACCTGTACCTGAAGGACAGCGAAGTGGTCGTGAAGGTTAACGGAAGAGAGGTGCCCACCAGCAATCTGCCGTATCAGCACCCAACAG ccaagATTGTGATCAGACCGAATGAAGATGGCATCTCTGTCTACGCCCCAGGCATGGGACTGCAGGAAGTATTCTATAACAAGGATTCTTGGAAG ATTAAAGTTGTGGACTGGATTAAGGGACAGACTTGTGGACTTTGTGGAAAGGCTGATGGGGAGCGAAGACAGGAATACCGCAATTCCAACGGACGTGTGACAAAGAACCCCACCAGCTTTGCTCATTCCTGGGTTCTGCCAGCCGAAAGCTGccaggacaccacac AGTGTCGCATGAAGCTTAAGTCTGTGCAGCTGGACAAGCTTATAAATGTCCAGGGTCAGGAGAGCAGATGTTTCTCTGTTGAGCCTGTACTGCGTTGTCTGGATGGCTGCTCCCCGGTCAAGACCACAACCGTCACCGTTGGATTCCACTGTCAGCCATCTG ACCGCAGCAGGATCCCCCAGGACTTCTACAACTACAGCGTGGATAGGAGGGAGACAACCCAAGCCCACCTTGCTTGCAGCTGCACTCAGTGCGCATAA
- the LOC137840687 gene encoding vitellogenin-1-like isoform X2: MRVVVLALTLALAACQHNFAPDFAAGKTYVYKYETMLLGGLPEEGLARAGLKVSSKVLISATDQNMFMLKLAEPEFFEYSGVWPKDAFTPAAKLTSVLAPQLMIPIKFEYSNGVVGKMFAPEGVPVMVLNIYRGILNVLQLNVKKTTNVYEMQEAGAQGVCKTFYAINEDEKAERILLTKTRDLSQCQERIQRDIGLAYTETCDKCQRDSKNFKGGAAYNYVLKSVPNGVMIMEASVNELIEFTPFKEMNGAAQMETKQRLVFVEVQNSPIVPVKTEYRQRGSLQYEFSREMLQTPLQLVKITNLQAQIAEVLNHLVTNNVERVHDDAPLKFLELIQLLRMAKLEDIQMLWSQHKTKPEYRQWILDALPSVGTPVALRFIIQKFESDELRLYEVAQALIASVHMVTASDEVIEMYQSLRDNIKIRKNPALTEIVWLGYGTMISKYCSNRTVCPVELVKPIHDRLTEAISKSDKWQIISILKVLSNAGHPMSLKPITKVLPIHGTPAKSLPTRVHAEAIMALRNIAKKEPRMVQELALQLYMDKSLHPELRMLSCIVIFETRPPVGLVTSLANLVKMEENLQVASFTYSHMKSLTRSTAPNHAAIASACNVGVKILGRKLDRLSFRFSRAIQMGFYSNPWMLGAVASTFYINDAATVLPRTIVAKTSAYIAGAAADVLEVGVRTEGLQEALLKNHALADDVNRITKMKRVIKALVDWRAMPNSKPLASVYVRFFGQEIAFADINQELVKQATALANGPYVQELGRDAIKSLLSGVSFRAAKPVLATEVRRIMPTTAGFPMELSLYTAAVAAASFKLRATVTPALPEPIQFRQLLKTKIELMAEIKPSVVANVFAVIGVNTEILQATVYSRAKIDAIVPASISTRLDINEGQFKFAALPVPAPEEIVAVEVESIAVVRNVEDIPNARRTPLIPTDYVRPDSREILTSNTSPWSDNVRASSEVLPDDMEDFRPFRSRAFSKKYCFQAYGTGLKGCVKVATANAGFIRDIMLYRLAGKHSASLSVKRNEEESIERLEMLVQVGPKAAEKIIKKISLIEDDDTDAGKPVLMRLQKILNGTSSSSSSSKSSSSSKSSSSNSRSDSRSSSSSSSRNSRSSGSSGSSSRSDDSSRSDDSSSSGRSRRHGRKHNVHSTSRRNSRHSGFTRSSSASSLESLFSASSSSSRSSRHVSARVNLKRTFERNHKKSQDNGFSQKSRSSASSFEAVYNTNKFLGSDTAPAFVVILQAVRTDGKLQGYQITGYADKANARLQIILATLAAENNWRFCADGVVLSKHKVTAKLSWGEACKEYDMTVTAETGLLGPSPAARLRMTWNELPSKFQRYAKRAYEYIPDYVMDSFIREKDENSVKQLSFTVAATSERTLDLIFKTPRRSIYKLAWRLPLALPLEEITGLTPFDDLADKVRYLVSKAGAAECSLSGDTVTTFNDRTFKIEMPQYCYQVLAQDCSEEMKFMVLLRKDDNVRNHINVKIADIDIDLYLKDSEVVVKVNGREVPTSNLPYQHPTAKIVIRPNEDGISVYAPGMGLQEVFYNKDSWKIKVVDWIKGQTCGLCGKADGERRQEYRNSNGRVTKNPTSFAHSWVLPAESCQDTTQCRMKLKSVQLDKLINVQGQESRCFSVEPVLRCLDGCSPVKTTTVTVGFHCQPSDRSRIPQDFYNYSVDRRETTQAHLACSCTQCA; the protein is encoded by the exons ATGAGAGTGGTTGTGCTTGCCCTGACTCTGGCCCTTGCGG CCTGTCAGCATAACTTCG CCCCTGACTTTGCTGCCGGTAAGACCTATGTGTACAAATATGAGACAATGCTCCTTGGCGGTCTACCGGAGGAAGGATTGGCGAGAGCTGGACTTAAAGTGAGCAGCAAAGTCTTGATCAGCGCCACTGACCAGAACATGTTCATGCTGAAG CTTGCTGAACCCGAGTTCTTCGAGTACAGCGGTGTTTGGCCCAAGGATGCTTTCACGCCGGCCGCCAAGCTGACTTCAGTCCTGGCGCCTCAGCTTATGATCCCCATCAAGTTTGAGTACTCCAACGGTGTTGTCGGCAAGATGTTTGCACCCGAAGGAGTCCCAGTTATGGTGCTGAACATCTACAGAGGTATCCTGAACGTCCTGCAACTCAACGTGAAAAAGACAACAAATGTCTACGAGATGCAGGAG GCCGGAGCTCAGGGTGTGTGCAAGACTTTCTATGCCATCAATGAAGATGAAAAGGCTGAACGCATCCTCCTGACAAAGACCAGGGATCTGAGTCAATGTCAGGAAAGGATCCAGCGAGACATCGGGTTGGCCTACACTGAGACGTGTGACAAGTGTCAGCGG GATTCCAAGAACTTCAAAGGAGGAGCTGCATACAACTATGTTCTGAAGTCCGTTCCCAATGGTGTCATGATCATGGAAGCATCTGTCAATGAGCTGATTGAGTTCACGCCTTTCAAAGAGATGAATGGAGCTGCTCAGATGGAGaccaa gcaacgtttggttttcgtCGAGGTCCAGAATAGTCCCATCGTGCCCGTGAAAACCGAGTATCGTCAACGTGGATCCCTCCAGTACGAGTTCTCCAGAGAGATGCTGCAAACACCCCTTCAGCTTGTGAAAATCACCAACCTTCAAGCTCAG ATCGCCGAGGTTCTGAACCATCTCGTCACTAACAATGTCGAGAGGGTCCATGACGATGCCCCTCTCAAATTTTTGGAGCTCATTCAACTCCTTCGTATGGCCAAACTTGAAGATATCCAAATGCTCTGGAGCCAGCACAAGACAAAACCTGAATACAG GCAGTGGATCTTGGACGCGCTTCCTTCCGTTGGAACTCCTGTTGCTCTGAGATTCATCATTCAGAAATTTGAGTCTGATGAACTCAGACTTTATGAGGTTGCTCAAGCTTTGATTGCCTCTGTTCATATGGTGACCGCCAGCGATGAAGTCATTGAGATGTACCAG AGCTTGAGAGACAACATCAAAATCAGGAAGAACCCAGCTCTGACTGAGATTGTATGGCTCGGCTATGGTACCATGATTTCAAAATATTGTTCCAACAGAACTGTCTGCCCTGTTGAGCTGGTCAAG CCCATCCACGACCGTCTTACGGAGGCTATCTCCAAGAGCGACAAATGGCAAATCATTTCCATTTTGAAGGTGTTGAGTAACGCTGGGCATCCAATGAGCCTGAAGCCAATCACCAAGGTCCTTCCCATTCATGGCACGCCAGCTAAAAGCCTACCCACCAGAGTTCACGCTGAAGCAATCATGGCATTGAGGAACATCGCCAAGAAGGAACCACGCATG GTCCAGGAACTGGCTCTTCAGCTCTACATGGACAAGTCTCTTCACCCTGAGCTCCGCATGCTTTCGTGCATCGTTATCTTCGAGACCCGACCTCCGGTGGGCTTGGTGACAAGTCTCGCTAACCTTGTGAAGATGGAGGAAAACTTGCAAGTGGCCAGCTTCACCTACTCTCACATGAAGTCCCTGACCAGAAGCACCGCCCCCAACCACGCTGCCAT CGCCTCTGCTTGCAACGTCGGAGTCAAAATTTTGGGCAGGAAACTGGACAGACTGAGCTTCCGCTTCAGCAGGGCCATTCAGATGGGATTTTACAGCA ACCCCTGGATGCTTGGAGCTGTTGCCAGTACTTTCTACATCAATGATGCTGCCACCGTTTTGCCGAGAACCATTGTGGCTAAGACCAGTGCCTACATTGCTGGAGCTGCTGCTGATGTTCTTGAA GTTGGAGTAAGAACTGAGGGACTCCAGGAGGCTCTTCTGAAAAACCATGCCTTGGCTGATGATGTGAACAGAATCACTAAAATGAAGCGTGTCATCAAAGCT CTGGTTGACTGGAGGGCCATGCCCAACAGCAAGCCACTGGCCTCCGTCTATGTCAGGTTCTTCGGACAAGAAATTGCTTTTGCCGACATCAACCAGGAATTGGTTAAACAGGCTACCGCG CTGGCCAATGGACCGTATGTTCAGGAGCTTGGTCGGGATGCTATCAAATCTCTGCTGTCAGGTGTTTCTTTCCGCGCGGCTAAGCCCGTGCTGGCAACCGAAGTGAGGCGCATCATGCCAACAACTGCTGGATTCCCAATGGAGCTCAGCCTGTACACTGCTGCTGTGGCTGCTGCCTCTTTCAAAC TGAGGGCAACCGTAACTCCAGCTCTGCCGGAGCCCATCCAGTTCCGCCAGCTCCTGAAGACCAAGATTGAGTTGATGGCTGAAATCAAACCAAG CGTTGTTGCAAACGTGTTTGCCGTGATCGGAGTGAACACCGAAATTCTCCAGGCTACTGTCTACTCAAGAGCCAAGATCGACGCCATTGTACCAGCCTCCATTTCAACCAGACTCGACATCAACGAGGGTCAATTTAAATTTGCGGCTCTCCCTGTTCCTGCAcctgaagagattgtggctgtcGA GGTTGAGAGCATTGCTGTGGTGAGAAACGTTGAAGATATTCCTAATGCCAGAAGGACTCCGCTTATTCCTACCGACTACGTGAGACCAGACTCAAGGGAGATCCTCACCTCAAACACATCCCCTTGGTCTGATAACGTG CGTGCATCTTCAGAGGTCCTTCCAGATGACATGGAAGATTTCAGACCCTTCAGAAGCCGTGCATTTTCGAAAAAGTACTGCTTCCAAGCTTACGGAACTGGACTGAAGGGCTGTGTCAAGGTTGCCACGGCCAATGCTGGGTTTATCAGGGACATTATGTTGTACAGATTGGCTGgaaaacattctgcctcactgtcaGTCAAGCGCA ATGAAGAGGAATCCATTGAAAGACTGGAGATGCTGGTTCAAGTTGGACCAAAGGCCGCAGAGAAGATCATCAAGAAGATCAGTCTGATTGAAGATGACGACACCGATGCTGGAAAACCAGTCTTGATGAGGCTCCAAAAAATTCTGAATGGcacgtcttcctcctcttcttcaagcaagtcctcctcatcttcaaagagcagcagcagcaacagcagatcCGATAGCAGatccagtagcagcagcagcagcagaaacagtcgcagcagcggcagcagcggcagcagcagccgcagcgACGACAGCAGCCGCAGCgacgacagcagcagcagcggcagaagCCGCCGCCACGGCAGGAAACACAACGTCCACAGCACCAGCAGAAGGAACAGCAGACACAGCGGGTTTACTCGAAGCAGCTCTGCGTCTAGTCTGGAATCCCTCTTCAGCGCAAGCTCTAGTTCCTCCCGTTCCAGTCGTCACGTCTCGGCA CGAGTTAACCTCAAGCGCACCTTCGAGAGGAACCACAAGAAG TCCCAAGATAATGGATTTTCTCAGAAGAGCAGAAGCAGCGCCTCCAGCTTTGAGGCCGTCTACAACACG aACAAATTCCTCGGCAGTGACACCGCTCCTGCCTTTGTTGTCATCCTGCAAGCTGTGAGGACCGACGGCAAGCTCCAGGGATACCAAATCACTGGCTACGCAGACAAGGCTAATGCTCGACTTCAGATTATCCTGGCTACCCTGGCTGCTGAGAACAACTGGAGGTTCTGcgctgatggtgttgtgctcAGCAAGCACAAAGTCACA GCCAAACTGTCTTGGGGTGAGGCATGCAAAGAGTATGACATGACAGTCACCGCTGAAACCGGTCTTCTTGGTCCAAGCCCAGCAGCTCGCCTCAGAATGACATGGAATGAACTACCATCTAAATTCCAACGCTATGCCAAGAG AGCATATGAATACATTCCTGATTACGTAATGGACAGCTTCATTCGAGAAAAGGACGAGAACAGCGTCAAGCAGTTGTCATTCACAGTGGCTGCCACATCTGAAAGAACCTTGGATCTGATCTTCAAGACACCAAGA CGCAGCATCTATAAACTGGCTTGGCGTCTCCCCCTTGCTCTGCCGCTGGAGGAGATAACGGGACTCACACCTTTTGATGACCTGGCTGATAAAGTCCGTTATTTGGTCTCCAAGGCTGGCGCAG CTGAATGTAGCTTGAGCGGAGACACGGTGACCACCTTCAACGACAGGACGTTCAAGATTGAGATGCCTCAGTATTGCTACCAAGTTCTGGCTCAGGACTGCAGTGAGGAGATGAAGTTCATGGTCTTGCTGAGGAAAGATGACAATGTGCGCAACCACATTAACGTTAAAATCGCTGACAT TGATATCGACCTGTACCTGAAGGACAGCGAAGTGGTCGTGAAGGTTAACGGAAGAGAGGTGCCCACCAGCAATCTGCCGTATCAGCACCCAACAG ccaagATTGTGATCAGACCGAATGAAGATGGCATCTCTGTCTACGCCCCAGGCATGGGACTGCAGGAAGTATTCTATAACAAGGATTCTTGGAAG ATTAAAGTTGTGGACTGGATTAAGGGACAGACTTGTGGACTTTGTGGAAAGGCTGATGGGGAGCGAAGACAGGAATACCGCAATTCCAACGGACGTGTGACAAAGAACCCCACCAGCTTTGCTCATTCCTGGGTTCTGCCAGCCGAAAGCTGccaggacaccacac AGTGTCGCATGAAGCTTAAGTCTGTGCAGCTGGACAAGCTTATAAATGTCCAGGGTCAGGAGAGCAGATGTTTCTCTGTTGAGCCTGTACTGCGTTGTCTGGATGGCTGCTCCCCGGTCAAGACCACAACCGTCACCGTTGGATTCCACTGTCAGCCATCTG ACCGCAGCAGGATCCCCCAGGACTTCTACAACTACAGCGTGGATAGGAGGGAGACAACCCAAGCCCACCTTGCTTGCAGCTGCACTCAGTGCGCATAA